The following nucleotide sequence is from Solidesulfovibrio carbinolicus.
GGATCTCCGTCTCCACGATGCGGGCGGTGATCTTGTCGATGTCGATCTCTTCGACGTCGCTGAAGGAATACGTGTGGATGTATTCTTCATTGTAGCCGAAGCAGTACAGCAGATTGTTTTTGACGTAGGGCTGGAAAATCTTCTTGGCCGGGTAGCTCTTGACCTCGCAATTGATCTTGCTTAGGCTCACCCGGAGTTTTTCTTTTTCATTGACAATAATGTAGACCACAGGGCGGTTGCTTTCCAGCAGATCCTCGCCCGAAGAGTGGAGATTGTTGTCCACGCCGTGGTAGATGTATTCGATGTAGCGTTCCCGGTTGGCTTCGCGGGCCTCGCGCACCACTTCCTTCTCGATGTAGGAATAGAAAATGCGCTGACCGAAACCCTTGATCTCAATGGTAAACTTCATGCTCCGCCTCCTGAGCAACTTCCGTGGTGTTCCGGCCTTGTCCGGGAAACGGCCCCAGTCCTTGCGGCCCGATTATCTTATGGATGTTACGCGGCTTTTGCCGCGCGGTCAAACGATCCTGGCCGTGCTGGCCGTCGCTTTGGCCGTCTGTTGCGGCTTTGACGCCGCCGTGGCCGCCGCGCCGTCCGCCGCCGTGGCCCCGCTTCTCGGCACGCCCTACCGCGACGACGGCGTGGATGATCCCGCCGGCCGCCATACTCTGTTTGCCGACCAGTCCAGAACCTTCCCGGATCGCGGACTCAATTGCAGCGGCTTCGTGGTCACGGCCTCCCGGGGCATCCTGGGCCGTCCTTTGCCCCTGGACGCCATGCGCCGCGACCGCAAGGGCGATTCCGGCCCGGGCGCGGCGGCCGGCGAGGACTGGGATTTTGGCTACGACCTGCTCTTAAACGTCACCGACGGCCTGCCTCGTCGGCTGCTTGTGCCCGGCCCGGGCCTGCCGCCGGCTCCCGAGGCCGTGGACGCGGCCCGGTTTCGCGGCTTTCCCTTGCACGACGCAGCCGCCTGGGCCGCCGTGCTGCCCAGGCTCGCTGCAGGCGAGGTCGCTTACGCGGCGCTGAGCAAGGAGATCAAGGGGCGGCTTTACTACTACCACGTCGGCATCCTCTACCGCGACGCCTCGGGCAAGGTCCGCTTCGCCCACGCCACCCCGGGCCGGGGCAGCCATGAGCTGAGCCTGTCCGAGCCGGCCGGCATGGCCGCCTTTCGCAAGGCTTTTGCCGAAAAGACCTTTGGCGAGAAGTGGATTTTGCTGGTGGCCGCGCCCTTGCCCAAATAGCCGGGCAGCCGGGCCGGCCTCGTGCCGCGTCCTCGAAAAGCGTATATGGATTTTTGTGGTTAACTCGCTAGAGTAATTGATTTTTATTTAAATACTATCGTATTTTTTAAGGGACGCGACACGAGGTCCGGGGCTTGCGGCCCCGGGCCAGGAAGAAGGTGAGGCTCGAAAAAAACGTGCCGGCCGCGTCGCGGCGGCGCAGTTCCGTCAGAAACGACCCCGCCGCGCCCTGGGGCAGCGCCCCAGCGGCCACGGCCCGGTCGGCCGTGTCGGACAGGCTGTAGACCGCCTCGGCCGCAGCCAGTTCGCGCAGTACAAGCGACCGCCCGACCACCTCGATTTCCTCCAGCCCCGCCTCGGCCAGCAGACGGCCAAGCCCTCGGCCGATCCAGCCGCAGCGGAAGCTGTCGCACCAAAAATCCGCCAGCCGCCGGGCCACGGCCCTGTGGCTGGAATCCACCACGAAGGCGCCCCAGTCCGGCTCCACGGCCACGACCACCCCTCCCGGCCGCGTCACCCGGGCCATCTCGGCCAGCGCCGCGCCCGGGACAGGCACATGTTGCAGGGTGCGCTCCACCCGGCAACCGGCGAACACCCCCTCGCCAAAGGGCAGGTGCGCGCCGTCGCCGGCCACGAAGACCGGGCGCACGGCGGCTTGTCCGGCTTCAAGGGCCGCCCGGGCCAGCATCACCCGGCTGGCGTCCAGACCCACGGCCAGACCGGACGGCGCGACGCCACGAGCCATGGCCGCCGCTTCCCCGCCCAGGCCGCAGCCCAGGTCCAGGGCGGCGTCGCCCGGGGCAAGGTCCAGCCAGGCCAGGCTCTCGTCCTTGATGGCCCGCATGCCCGGGGCGGCGGCGAGATAGCGCAGGCAGCGCACGAAAACGTCGGGATCGGTCGTCCGGTCGCAGCCGGCGAATCCCGTGGCCAGATAGTCGCTCATGGCTAGTGTCGCGTCCCTTAAAGAATACGATAGTATTTTTTAAGAAAAATAAATGGTTTTAGGGCGTTGACTACAAAACACCATATGCGCTTTTCGCGGACGCGACACTAGCCCTGGCCCGCAGGCGGCCGGGCGGCGAAAAGGCGCGCGCCCCCGGGGCCATCTTCCAGGCGCAGCCCCATGGCCTCGATGTCGCGGCGCAGGGCGTCGGCCTGGGTGAAATCTTTGGCCGCCCGGGCTTGCCCCCGGGCTTCGATGAGCCGGGCCGCCTCGGCCGGCCAGTTGGGGGGCGACAGCGGCAGACCGGCCGGGTCGAGCAGGCCGAGGGCGGCGTCGGCGGCGGTCAAAGCGGCCAGATGGCGGGCGGCGTCGGCGCTGCTCAGGGTCCCGGCGGCCAGTCCGGCGTTGGCCTGGCGGGCAAAGGCAAAAAGGGCCGGCCAGAACTGGGCCACGGACAGGTCCTCGGCCAGGGCGGCCTCCAGGGCCGCTTCCAGCCCTTCGGCCTCGGCCTGGGCCGCGCCCGAGGGCTGTCCCTCTCCGGCGGCCAGAGTCAGGCCGGCGGCCAGCTCCTGGATGCGCGTCCGGTTGCGTTCCCACATGGCCAGGGCCTCGGGCGCGGCGCAAAGGGGCTTGTGGTAGCTCGTGGAGAGCAGCCAAGCCCGCACGGCCAGGGGATGGACGCCGTAGCCGAGCAGATCGGCCAGGGTCGGCACGGCCTGGGCTCCTTCGCGGCCGCAGATGCGCCCGCCAACCAGCCAGACGGCCGGGGCCAGCCCGGCCCCGCCAGCCCAGACGGCACGCAGGTTCTCGATGTGCGGGAAGGTCTTGTCCTCGTCGGTGGCCACCACCGTCACGGCCGGCAGGGTGCGCACGGCCGCCGAGGCCATCTGGAGAAACCAGCTCGGCCGCACGTTGCCCCAGGCCGTGGCCCAGACGTCGCCGGCCTTGAGGTCCTTGAGGCTCACGCGTTTTAAAAGCGTGAAATCCCGGGGATGGTCCTTGGCGTAGGAGTCGAGGTCCACGGTCTTGCCCAGGCACAGCTTGGTCATGTCGAGGCCGAGCAGGCCGCCGTAGGCCTTGTCCCGGGCCACGTCGAAATAGACGCTGCGCAGTTTTTCGTAGGCCAGGCCCTTGTCCATGAGCTTGCGGGCCAGGGCCATGGCCTCGTCCATGGCCTCGCCGGCCAGGGGAAAGACCGCGTCGGCCACGCCCAGGCTGGCGGCCAGGGCGGCGACCTGCTCCCGGGCCTTCTCGGCGTACTCCCGGCACTTGCGCCCGGCCGCCCGCGAGGCCTCCAGGCAGCGGTCGTCCAGGTCGGCCAGGCCCACGGCCAGGGTCGGCCGGCCGCCGGAGCGGGCAAGGGTGCGCCGCAACACGTCCAGGGTGACGATGCGCCGCCAGGCGTCCAGGTCGCCGGGCTCGGACAGGGGCGGGCCGAAGGTGAAAAGCCCGGGCGCGGCCGCAGCCGGGTCGAGATGGACCGGTTCGGGCTGGCCGACGCTGGTGAGCGCCACGCCCTTTTTCTCGGGCGCGGCAAAAAGGGTGGTGGACAGGTAGCGCTCGCCGCTGTCGGCCAGGATGACCACGATGAGCCCCTCGGCCAGTTCCCCGGCCAGCCGCGCCGCCGCCGCCATGGCCGCGCCGCCGCTCATGCCGGCCAGGATGCCTTCGTCCCGGGCCAGCCGCCGGGCCATGGCAAAGGCGTCCTCGTCCTCCACCGGCACGATGGCGTCCAGGGCGTGCTTGTTAAATATGCCCGGCGGATAGGACTCCTGCATGTTTTTGAGGCCCTGGATCTTGTGGCCGGGCCGTGGCTCCACCGCCACCACGGTGATGGCGGGGTTCAGTTCTTTTAATTTCTTGACCAGCCCCATGGCCGTGCCCGAGGTGCCCAGGGCGGCCACCACGTGGGTGACGGCTCCGCCCGTGGATTCGAAGATCTCCACGGCCGTGGCCGCGTAGTGGGCCTCGATGCTGGCCGGGTTGTTGAACTGGTCCATGAGCACGTAGCGGTCGGGCTCTTCCCGGGCCAGGCGGTAGGCTTCCTCGATGGCCCCATCCGTGCCCCGATTGCCCGGGGTGAGTACGATTTCCGCGCCGTAGGCCCGCATGATGCGCTTTCTTTCCTCCGAGGCCGAGGCCGGCATGAGGAGCTTTAACGGATAGCCCTTGACGGCGCAGACCATGGCCAGGCCGATGCCGGTGTTGCCCGAGGTGGCCTCGATGACCGTGCGCCCGGAGGTGAGTTCCCCCGAGCGTTCGGCCGCCTCGATCATGGCCAGGGCCACCCGGTCCTTGATGGAGCCGCCGGGGTTTCGGGACTCGATCTTGGCGCAGATGGTCACGCGCGGATTGGGGCAAACCCGGCGCATCCGCACCAGCGGGGTCTTGCCGACCAGGGACAACACGGAATCGTGGATCATGGCGCGCCTCTCGGAAATTTGGCCCGCATTCGTCCGGGCAGGGTCCGTGGTAGGCAAAAAACCGCCAACCGGCAAGAGTGGCAGGAAATTTGCTTGGGCTTGGCCAGTTCAACCAAGGAAGGGGCCATGGAGATCAACAAGTACCTTGCCGACAACCTGGCGTATCTGGCCGAGACCGGCGACCCGGTCGGGCGCTGGCTGGCCGAGGAAAATCCCGATCCGGCCATTGTCCACGAGCGGCTGCACCGCAACGCCTCGGGCATCGTGGACTGGCGCATGGACGACGGCGTGGGGCTGTTCGAGAAGCTGCCGCCGCCGTTTTTCTACCGCGACTGGCGGCCCAAGGAGCAGCTTGAGGGCGCGGGCACCATCATTGTCGGCGTGGGCATCGGTTATGGCCTCAACCACGTGCTGACCGGCACGCCGGATTCCCACAAGGTGCTGGTGGCCGAACCCCGGCCGGAAATGCTCCTGGCTTGCCTGGGCCAGACCGATTACCGGCCTTATCTGCGCCATGGCAAGCTGCGTTTCGTGCCGCCCCGGGCGGCCGACATTGAGTTGGCCATCCAAAATTTTGACGTGAGCTTCCTGTTTTCCCGGGTCTGGCTGCGAAACGATCTGGCCTGTCAGCAGATAGGGCCGGAATATCCCCGCCTGGGGGCGCTGGTCAAAGCCAAGATGGAAAGCCTGTCGGTGGAGCTCACCACGTTGCGCCACAAGCAGGAAGTCATGGTCGGCAACGAACTGCGCAACTACTCCCGGGCCATGGACGAGGGCAGTCTGGCCCGCATGGCCGGCATGGCCAAGGGATTGACGGCCGTGCTGCTTGGCGCGGGGCCGTCCCTGGCCGAGTTCGCGCCGGTGCTGCGGGAGCACCGGGACAAGGGCTTTTACGCCGCCGCCCTCCAGACCCTGCCGGCGCTTGAACGGCTGGGCATCAAGCCCGACCTGTGCCTGGCCATCGACTTTAACGACAACATGATGCAAAGCCTGGATAATTTGCGCGACCTGTCGTTTGCGGCCGATATCCCCTTTGTCTATTCCACCAAGATGGACCCGGCGGTGGTGGCCCGTTATCCCGGGCCGCGCATCCCGTTGTGGACCCAGGGCGGCATCGGCACCTATGTGCTCAAGGACCAGGAGCTGGTGCTGGACGCTGGCGGCAACGTGTCGGTGACGTTGGAGCGCCTGCTGGGCTGGGCCGGGGCCGAACGCTTCGTGTTCGTCGGCTGCGACCTGTCCTGGCAGGGCGAGCGCACCCACGTGGACGGCCACCACAACGCCGTCTGGGTGCACACCTACAATCCCCGCGACGATGTGAAGCTTAAAAACCTGCACGGCCAGACCATCTACACCCACATGGGCTTTCTGGCCGCCAAGCGCGACATCGAAAAGGATATCAATGCCTCCTCGGCCGGTTTTTTCAACCTCTACGGCGGCGGCGTGGTCATTGACGGCGCGGTCAACGTGGGGCCGACCGATCTGGCTTCGGGCGATTTGTTCGCCAGCCGGGGCGCGGCCAAGGA
It contains:
- a CDS encoding methyltransferase domain-containing protein, with protein sequence MSDYLATGFAGCDRTTDPDVFVRCLRYLAAAPGMRAIKDESLAWLDLAPGDAALDLGCGLGGEAAAMARGVAPSGLAVGLDASRVMLARAALEAGQAAVRPVFVAGDGAHLPFGEGVFAGCRVERTLQHVPVPGAALAEMARVTRPGGVVVAVEPDWGAFVVDSSHRAVARRLADFWCDSFRCGWIGRGLGRLLAEAGLEEIEVVGRSLVLRELAAAEAVYSLSDTADRAVAAGALPQGAAGSFLTELRRRDAAGTFFSSLTFFLARGRKPRTSCRVP
- a CDS encoding cysteine synthase, producing the protein MIHDSVLSLVGKTPLVRMRRVCPNPRVTICAKIESRNPGGSIKDRVALAMIEAAERSGELTSGRTVIEATSGNTGIGLAMVCAVKGYPLKLLMPASASEERKRIMRAYGAEIVLTPGNRGTDGAIEEAYRLAREEPDRYVLMDQFNNPASIEAHYAATAVEIFESTGGAVTHVVAALGTSGTAMGLVKKLKELNPAITVVAVEPRPGHKIQGLKNMQESYPPGIFNKHALDAIVPVEDEDAFAMARRLARDEGILAGMSGGAAMAAAARLAGELAEGLIVVILADSGERYLSTTLFAAPEKKGVALTSVGQPEPVHLDPAAAAPGLFTFGPPLSEPGDLDAWRRIVTLDVLRRTLARSGGRPTLAVGLADLDDRCLEASRAAGRKCREYAEKAREQVAALAASLGVADAVFPLAGEAMDEAMALARKLMDKGLAYEKLRSVYFDVARDKAYGGLLGLDMTKLCLGKTVDLDSYAKDHPRDFTLLKRVSLKDLKAGDVWATAWGNVRPSWFLQMASAAVRTLPAVTVVATDEDKTFPHIENLRAVWAGGAGLAPAVWLVGGRICGREGAQAVPTLADLLGYGVHPLAVRAWLLSTSYHKPLCAAPEALAMWERNRTRIQELAAGLTLAAGEGQPSGAAQAEAEGLEAALEAALAEDLSVAQFWPALFAFARQANAGLAAGTLSSADAARHLAALTAADAALGLLDPAGLPLSPPNWPAEAARLIEARGQARAAKDFTQADALRRDIEAMGLRLEDGPGGARLFAARPPAGQG
- a CDS encoding motility associated factor glycosyltransferase family protein — protein: MEINKYLADNLAYLAETGDPVGRWLAEENPDPAIVHERLHRNASGIVDWRMDDGVGLFEKLPPPFFYRDWRPKEQLEGAGTIIVGVGIGYGLNHVLTGTPDSHKVLVAEPRPEMLLACLGQTDYRPYLRHGKLRFVPPRAADIELAIQNFDVSFLFSRVWLRNDLACQQIGPEYPRLGALVKAKMESLSVELTTLRHKQEVMVGNELRNYSRAMDEGSLARMAGMAKGLTAVLLGAGPSLAEFAPVLREHRDKGFYAAALQTLPALERLGIKPDLCLAIDFNDNMMQSLDNLRDLSFAADIPFVYSTKMDPAVVARYPGPRIPLWTQGGIGTYVLKDQELVLDAGGNVSVTLERLLGWAGAERFVFVGCDLSWQGERTHVDGHHNAVWVHTYNPRDDVKLKNLHGQTIYTHMGFLAAKRDIEKDINASSAGFFNLYGGGVVIDGAVNVGPTDLASGDLFASRGAAKDVFLEALARAASPRSRPIFSPKAEAWATSLKNASRRLEKLMRKADKHQREIKDLLSQIQFFTRHDPLYMPYLYNEIMDLAGLVQTKKRYGVKELTAFKAIRGRILEKTREIDACLAPSGSWAA